A region of the Yarrowia lipolytica chromosome 1C, complete sequence genome:
AGAGGAAGAGCTTGAGCTAGAACTGGAACTGAGAGAAGTGGAACTGGAAGAGCTTGAGCTGGCACTGGGAGAACtagagctggagctggaagaactagagctggagctggagctgggaAAACTAGAGCtgggagctggagctgggaAGCTGGGGAACTTAGGCTGGAGTGGAGCTGGGGGAACtagagctggagctggggCGGGGAGAACTtagagctggagctgggaAGCTGGAGTGGGGAGAACTGGAGCTggggagctggagctgggaGAACTGGAGCTGGGAGCTGGGAGAATAAGAGCTGGGAGAACTAGAGCTGGAAGAACCGGGGTTGGAAGAGCTGGGAGAGCTAGAGGAAACTGGAGAGCTAGAGGAAACTGGGGCGGAGCTACTTGAAGGCCTACTTGAAGGGCTAGCGGAAGAGCTTGAAGGGAGAATCGTACTGGAACTGCTGGAGCCACTAGAAGAGGTGggagaggtggaagaggtcACCTCCGAGCCGGTAATGGTACCAGAGTTAGAAGGCGTTGTACTGCCAGAGTTGGGCGTTGTAGATAACACAATTGGACTGATGAATTGAGAATCCGAAAATGCAATTGAATCCAAAGACTGACTCGAGTTGGTAAGAATGGGTGACGAGCTAGCAGATGATTGAGACAATTGAGTGGACTCGACTGCGGTAGGAGTTGAGTTAGAAACACGAATGTCATCGATGAAAGAGGTGACATCGTTGCCACTTTTGTCGTTTccgttgatgttgttgccattgtcgttgctgttgctgttcccattgttgccgttgtcgACAGCTGTGTTTCCGTTCGATCCAGAGCTGCCATGGTTGGAGCCTGTAGGAGAGACTGTGTTAGGTTTTTTTCAACTCAATAAACCATGATGTTCTTACTCACCTTTATTACTGTTTGTGCTGGTCATTGTGTGATCTTCGGTGAGCTTTCGAATCACATAGTATGTCTTGGTACAGCCGCAAGTAGGCTCGTATGTGGGTGTAGCTGTGTCAGTATGAATTACTATGAAGGGTTGCCAAAATATTAGAGCGCTCTGTCGACTGAGCAATGCGCCACTTATAGCTCAAAATCTTCATCGCCAAGCCAAACTTATTCTCTGTCATCATAACGGATACTCACGAATGGCCACACACGGCTCTCCTTGGTCGTCAGTGTAGACGATCACGGCCTCAGCACGGTCACCGGTAATGACATCATTGTCAtcaatgttgttgttgctgttgacattgacgttgttgttgtcatTTGCGTCGGCttctgtgttagtaggATGGTGGGCCCGGGGGTTTGTGCTGAGGTACTCACTAGCACCAGCTGTGGTGGGTTCGGCCAATACTGTGTTAGATGGGATTCCATTGTGTGTGCGAAAGCAGAAAatgtgattttttttttttttgcttaAAAGCTCTCTGCTCTCTGCTTTACTCACGGGTGTATCCGGCGtgttctgtgttagtatggTGAAGAGGGTAATTTTCGTGCTGCACCCATCCTGTCTCGATAAGCTTATTTATGGTATCGCAACCTTAAATATGCACCGCTTGTTCTAGCCACCAGCAGTGGATGACTTTAGAACCCAACAGACAGGATGAATAACCAGCGACCATGCTCCAGGTGTTCGTAACAACGCATTATTACCTCACACACTCACTCAAAGTACTGGTAAAGGTGATGGTTGATGTAATGGTCGTAGCTTGTCCATCAACGGATGTTACACCAATGATCTCAGTAGTAATAGTAGCCACTTGGACTTTGCTGTCACCAGTAGGAGCGGACAATTCCGCCAACAGATCATCATCATAGAAGGGCTCAAATCCAGGCTGCCCATAACCAGGGAGCTGATCACAGTAGACAACACCATCTGAATTTCGCTCTAGTGAGTCCCACAAGTAAATTTTTCCGTCAGGCTCAACGAGAGCAAAGGGAAGATGCTCCACTGCTTCAGCCACACTCTCATCGAGTACAGCCGCAACTCCAATAATGGTAGGGTTTTCAGGACTCTCAGACAAATCGAAGTCAGCAGTAATGCCTTGTTCGGACTTTCCTGCGACCAGGTTGTCGATGGAAGAAATGTGCTGGGAGATGTCGTCAATTGAAGCACCAGGGAAGGAAATAATGAATGACTTGGTATCGGGAGAGACCTGTCGTTTGCTAATGACGTGCTCCAACTTCAAGCTGTGCTCACGGACAATCGACTTGATGGATTTGTAAGCCTCTGAGGGGTGAGAATTGGCTGTGGTGAAAAACACCAAGCCAAACAGGACAAATTTGCTGAACTTCATCGCTTACGACCCCAAGACTGCGAGACACCCGAGACATATATATCTGGTGAAGAAAAGCCTATACTTTATCCAAACAATTAATAGCGGGGCCAGTGTGCTCAAATTTGTACTAATGGACTTGCTTCAGGCAGAAGCATTTATTGTTATCAGTGGGTTTTTACG
Encoded here:
- a CDS encoding uncharacterized protein (Compare to YALI0C15532g, some similarities with uniprot|P09230 Yarrowia lipolytica Alkaline extracellular protease precursor (EC 3. 4.21.-) (AEP)), which translates into the protein MKFSKFVLFGLVFFTTANSHPSEAYKSIKSIVREHSLKLEHVISKRQVSPDTKSFIISFPGASIDDISQHISSIDNLVAGKSEQGITADFDLSESPENPTIIGVAAVLDESVAEAVEHLPFALVEPDGKIYLWDSLERNSDGVVYCDQLPGYGQPGFEPFYDDDLLAELSAPTGDSKVQVATITTEIIGVTSVDGQATTITSTITFTSTLKHAGYTLLAEPTTAGAKADANDNNNVNVNSNNNIDDNDVITGDRAEAVIVYTDDQGEPCVAIPTPTYEPTCGCTKTYYVIRKLTEDHTMTSTNSNKVSPTGSNHGSSGSNGNTAVDNGNNGNSNSNDNGNNINGNDKSGNDVTSFIDDIRVSNSTPTAVESTQLSQSSASSSPILTNSSQSLDSIAFSDSQFISPIVLSTTPNSGSTTPSNSGTITGSEVTSSTSPTSSSGSSSSTPAPQLQFSPLQLPSSSSKFSPPQLQLYFPSSSSSSSSSSSSSSSPSASSSSSSSTSLSSSSSSSSSSSSSAPLPLVTQQGMPWGLSRISHQSPEMAPYQDPMVGEYIHQQFVDPNPKVVVYVVDSGVNINHDNFATKPIWLANYADSDDSDANGHGTFVAGVVAGTRSGVDPNLQVKSIKVFSGETTDASILMSGITRAINDFKADTTPGKKAVLNLSLGGDVSTALDSLIKQAVAEGMFVAIAAGNNMENACNNSPGRVSTSTPGSVTVGSIDRSDKLSVYAGNNKGTAWGTCITGFAPGSDIMSSMNTPNDGYGIGSGTSFATPMVAGIAGYLMSQEGTKDLTPAELESRIMNSNDGRIQGDLKNSPNKIAYNGV